A portion of the Dethiobacter alkaliphilus AHT 1 genome contains these proteins:
- the pilO gene encoding type 4a pilus biogenesis protein PilO has translation MSKQNGNILKYVLVGILVVAGILLNLMQWNTLREEQAVKEDEEQQLELAETRLASMQALAERSDEMEEELELLSQLLPEEPAEDQLILDLQSGADLSDMNFNQVRFGERRDNDGYVEMPLSLVFAGDYHELLHFLDYLQVYERAVRIDELRIDGNDEDANTVNIQASTFYAGAVEEVEEVEEEDEGELQ, from the coding sequence ATGAGTAAACAAAACGGCAATATTTTAAAGTATGTTTTGGTTGGTATTTTGGTGGTGGCCGGGATTTTACTCAACCTGATGCAGTGGAACACTCTGCGGGAAGAGCAGGCCGTAAAGGAAGATGAAGAACAGCAGTTGGAGTTGGCCGAGACCCGGTTGGCGTCTATGCAGGCTTTGGCAGAGCGCAGTGACGAGATGGAAGAGGAATTGGAGTTGCTGAGTCAGCTATTGCCGGAGGAGCCGGCGGAAGACCAGTTAATTTTGGATTTACAGTCCGGTGCGGACTTGTCTGATATGAATTTTAATCAGGTACGCTTTGGTGAGCGGCGGGATAACGATGGGTATGTGGAGATGCCGCTGAGTCTTGTTTTTGCAGGGGATTATCATGAGCTTTTGCACTTTTTGGATTACCTGCAGGTTTATGAGCGGGCGGTACGCATTGATGAATTACGGATTGATGGCAATGATGAGGATGCCAATACGGTAAATATTCAGGCCAGTACGTTTTATGCCGGGGCTGTAGAGGAAGTTGAGGAAGTAGAAGAGGAAGATGAAGGGGAATTGCAATGA
- the pilM gene encoding type IV pilus biogenesis protein PilM yields MGLFGKGGVVGLEFDTGLIRAVEVRGKNGSAKVVAGGQVPVPDSAVSDGIVQEPEVVADALQKLWSKAGIGSKNVVLGMFNQGVIMRLINFPKVPKDKLEQALRLQAGEYFPIPLSQMILDFAVVGEVENNGAEQYEVLLVAAKKTHMEPSLEALKKAKLNVDVVDATPLALMRALPKEKLEGTVVLVDLAMGLSNLLLSIDGMPRFARVIPVNLKQYVNNVGASLEVQADYQQYVAAALEKEAGEEFARWGNGVAREIRASISFYVKTDNLEDVDRVILSGKGAKVIGLADLLSEDLNVPVEVVQPMANVDSKAELEGPEFAVCVGLALRGLEV; encoded by the coding sequence ATGGGACTATTCGGTAAAGGCGGTGTGGTTGGTCTGGAGTTTGATACCGGGCTTATCCGTGCCGTGGAAGTACGGGGAAAGAACGGCTCTGCTAAAGTGGTGGCCGGAGGGCAGGTGCCTGTTCCGGACAGTGCTGTGAGTGATGGGATTGTGCAGGAGCCGGAAGTGGTGGCCGATGCTTTGCAGAAGCTGTGGTCCAAGGCCGGGATAGGTAGTAAGAATGTGGTGCTGGGGATGTTTAATCAGGGTGTTATTATGAGGTTGATTAACTTTCCCAAGGTGCCTAAGGATAAGTTGGAGCAGGCTCTTCGGCTGCAGGCCGGAGAGTATTTTCCTATTCCCCTGTCGCAGATGATTTTGGATTTTGCGGTGGTGGGTGAGGTTGAAAATAATGGTGCGGAGCAGTATGAGGTGCTTTTGGTGGCGGCGAAGAAGACGCATATGGAACCGAGCCTGGAGGCTTTAAAGAAGGCCAAGCTGAATGTGGATGTGGTGGATGCCACTCCTTTGGCGCTGATGCGGGCGCTGCCTAAGGAGAAGTTGGAGGGTACTGTGGTTTTGGTGGACTTGGCCATGGGGCTGAGTAATTTATTGTTGTCCATTGACGGGATGCCGCGGTTTGCCCGGGTGATTCCCGTTAATCTGAAGCAGTATGTAAATAATGTGGGGGCTTCCTTAGAGGTGCAGGCCGATTACCAGCAGTATGTGGCGGCGGCTCTGGAGAAGGAAGCGGGAGAGGAGTTTGCCCGCTGGGGAAATGGTGTAGCCAGGGAGATACGGGCTTCCATTAGTTTTTATGTGAAGACGGATAATCTGGAGGATGTGGACCGGGTTATTTTGAGCGGTAAAGGGGCCAAGGTGATTGGGTTGGCCGATTTATTGAGTGAGGATTTGAATGTTCCGGTGGAAGTTGTGCAGCCCATGGCAAATGTGGACAGCAAAGCGGAGCTTGAGGGGCCGGAGTTTGCGGTCTGTGTCGGTTTGGCTTTGCGCGGACTGGAGGTGTAG
- a CDS encoding sigma-70 family RNA polymerase sigma factor: MRAHSELDKRFLEYRKSGKDEDLERVVEAGRSLIHHFARLYTGGFGEDAVQAGMEGLMKAVQRYEVGKGTAFATYAAHCVMGEIRHYVRKESSYYRPGSIKDLQFRVARLVDEVLKETGEPPGVSEIAKRLNVKEEGVVQAMRAGLVSLDDVEVDKIRAEKYETFKLPIEDRLVLEQAIKKLNDLQRRVVYLLFYKDLTQTQTAEKLGISQRKVSRVLHKSLQEMGKVFKI, encoded by the coding sequence ATGAGAGCACATAGTGAATTGGACAAGCGTTTTCTGGAGTACCGCAAGTCGGGGAAGGATGAGGATCTGGAGCGGGTGGTGGAAGCCGGTCGTTCTTTGATACATCATTTTGCCAGGCTTTATACAGGTGGGTTTGGTGAGGATGCTGTGCAGGCCGGAATGGAAGGGCTGATGAAGGCTGTGCAGCGGTATGAGGTTGGTAAGGGTACGGCGTTTGCCACTTATGCTGCTCATTGTGTGATGGGGGAGATTCGGCATTATGTGCGGAAAGAGTCTTCGTACTACCGGCCGGGTAGTATTAAGGATCTGCAGTTTAGGGTGGCCCGGTTGGTGGATGAGGTGCTGAAGGAGACTGGAGAACCGCCTGGTGTAAGTGAGATTGCCAAGAGGCTGAATGTAAAGGAAGAAGGGGTTGTCCAGGCCATGCGGGCCGGATTGGTTTCGCTGGATGATGTTGAGGTTGATAAGATTCGGGCTGAGAAGTATGAGACTTTTAAGCTGCCCATTGAGGATCGGTTGGTGCTGGAGCAGGCTATAAAGAAGTTAAATGATTTGCAAAGGCGTGTGGTTTATCTTTTGTTTTATAAGGATTTGACACAGACCCAGACGGCAGAGAAGTTGGGGATTAGTCAGCGGAAGGTGTCTAGGGTCTTACATAAGAGTTTGCAGGAGATGGGTAAAGTTTTTAAGATCTAG
- a CDS encoding PilN domain-containing protein, protein MIKINLLPPEIVEERKRKAVHRKILSVVVAVVVALALGFGVLFAATLQVRNDIQALETERAAVEAEVATYQPYVQLQNQVNNKNELLQSAMGTQVKWRETLGSLGLHIPDNVWLNNVSLSMGDEEGTLLVRGETFDHPSTAGWITALSEMPGIADVRTSFSAEEGEEFVRFEMRAVVDAVELFDPLAERGE, encoded by the coding sequence ATGATTAAGATTAACTTACTGCCTCCGGAGATAGTGGAGGAGCGAAAGCGAAAAGCGGTACATAGGAAGATTTTAAGTGTTGTTGTGGCTGTGGTGGTGGCACTGGCTTTAGGGTTTGGTGTGTTGTTTGCGGCCACACTGCAGGTGAGAAATGATATTCAGGCGCTGGAAACGGAGCGTGCGGCGGTTGAGGCGGAAGTGGCTACATACCAGCCGTATGTGCAGCTGCAGAATCAGGTTAACAATAAGAATGAGTTGTTACAGTCGGCCATGGGTACGCAGGTGAAATGGCGGGAGACGCTGGGTTCTTTGGGACTGCATATTCCGGATAATGTCTGGCTGAACAATGTGTCGCTGAGCATGGGTGATGAGGAAGGTACTTTGTTGGTACGAGGGGAGACCTTTGATCATCCTTCCACGGCGGGTTGGATAACTGCTTTGTCTGAGATGCCGGGGATCGCCGATGTGCGGACTTCTTTCTCCGCTGAGGAAGGCGAGGAGTTTGTCCGCTTTGAGATGCGGGCTGTGGTAGATGCGGTGGAATTGTTTGACCCGTTGGCAGAGAGGGGTGAGTAG